From the genome of Methylocystis bryophila, one region includes:
- a CDS encoding Tex family protein, with translation MTAIIDTIAAELSAKPWQVEAAVGLLDGGSTVPFIARYRKEATGQLDDIQLRKLEERLAYLRELEERKKAILESIASQGKLTDALRTSIVSADNKARLEDIYLPYKPKRRTKAQIAIEAGLLPLADMLLADPRNDPKKAAEPFVNAEKGVATIDAALEGARAILTERFAEDADLIGGLREIYWAQGALKSKLREGKETAGAKFSDYFDFSEPLTKLPSHRILAMFRGEKEEALDLELVAEKEPGIAGFESRIARRFMIEDKGRPGDRWLLDLVRWAWRTKIELHLSVDARARLFRQAEEEAIKVFAGNLRDLLLAAPAGARATLGLDPGFRTGVKVAVIDATGKITATATIYPHEPQRRWDDALDTLAKLARVHKVELIAIGNGTASRETDKLAGELIAKNPELKLTKIVVSEAGASVYSASEYASKELPDLDVSLRGAVSIARRLQDPLAELVKIDPKSIGVGQYQHDVSETKLSRSLDTVVEDCVNAVGVDVNTASAPLLARVSGVGDLLAQNIVAHRDANGPFKTRAALKAVPRLGPKAFEQSAGFLRIVDGDDPLDRSGVHPESYPLVRKILATTGKDIRTLIGDATTLRGLKPQGFVDDAHGLPTVIDVIGELEKPGRDPRPAFKTASFAEGVEKITDLQPGMVLEGVVTNVAAFGAFVDIGVHQDGLVHISAMSKSFVKDPRSVAKPGDVVRVKVLEVDAPRKRISLSMRLDDEAAPRSQREQKSAPLQRRDGPARAAQPSGGALGDALMKAMRETNGRGR, from the coding sequence ATGACCGCCATCATCGACACAATCGCCGCAGAGCTTTCCGCAAAGCCCTGGCAGGTCGAGGCGGCGGTGGGATTGCTCGACGGCGGCTCGACCGTGCCCTTCATCGCACGCTACCGCAAGGAGGCGACCGGCCAGCTCGACGACATACAATTGCGCAAGCTCGAGGAGCGGCTCGCCTATCTGCGCGAGCTGGAAGAGCGCAAGAAGGCCATCCTCGAGTCGATCGCATCCCAAGGCAAGCTCACCGACGCCTTGCGCACCTCGATTGTTTCCGCCGACAATAAGGCGCGGCTCGAGGACATTTATCTTCCCTATAAGCCGAAGCGCCGCACCAAGGCGCAGATCGCCATCGAAGCCGGGCTGCTGCCGCTGGCCGACATGTTGCTGGCGGACCCGCGCAACGACCCCAAAAAGGCCGCTGAGCCCTTCGTCAACGCAGAGAAGGGCGTTGCGACGATCGACGCCGCGCTCGAAGGCGCGCGCGCCATTCTCACCGAGCGCTTCGCTGAGGACGCCGATCTCATCGGCGGGCTTCGCGAGATCTATTGGGCGCAGGGCGCGCTGAAGTCGAAGCTGCGCGAGGGCAAGGAGACGGCGGGCGCGAAATTCTCCGACTATTTCGATTTTTCCGAGCCGCTGACGAAGCTCCCGTCGCATCGCATCCTCGCGATGTTTCGCGGCGAGAAGGAGGAGGCGCTCGACCTCGAGCTCGTCGCGGAAAAAGAGCCAGGGATCGCGGGCTTTGAAAGCCGCATCGCGCGCCGCTTCATGATCGAGGACAAGGGGAGACCCGGCGACCGCTGGCTTCTCGACCTTGTGCGCTGGGCCTGGCGCACCAAGATCGAACTGCATCTTTCGGTCGATGCGCGCGCGCGTCTTTTTCGGCAGGCCGAGGAGGAGGCGATCAAGGTCTTCGCCGGCAATCTGCGCGATTTGCTGCTCGCCGCGCCCGCCGGCGCGCGCGCGACGCTGGGGCTCGATCCTGGCTTTCGCACCGGCGTGAAGGTCGCGGTGATCGACGCGACCGGCAAGATCACCGCGACGGCGACGATCTATCCGCATGAGCCGCAGCGGCGCTGGGACGATGCGCTGGATACGCTCGCAAAGCTCGCGCGTGTGCATAAGGTCGAGCTGATCGCGATTGGCAATGGCACGGCCTCGCGCGAGACCGACAAGCTCGCGGGCGAATTGATCGCCAAGAATCCGGAGCTGAAGCTCACGAAGATCGTCGTCTCGGAGGCCGGCGCTTCGGTCTACTCGGCTTCCGAATATGCCTCGAAGGAGCTGCCCGATCTCGACGTGTCGCTGCGCGGCGCGGTCTCGATCGCGCGGCGATTGCAGGACCCGCTCGCCGAGCTCGTGAAGATTGATCCGAAGTCGATCGGGGTCGGCCAGTATCAGCACGACGTCTCCGAAACGAAGCTCTCGCGCTCGCTCGACACGGTCGTCGAGGATTGCGTCAATGCGGTCGGCGTCGATGTGAACACGGCCTCGGCGCCGCTGCTCGCGCGCGTCTCCGGCGTCGGCGATCTGCTCGCCCAAAACATCGTGGCGCATCGCGACGCGAACGGCCCGTTCAAGACGCGCGCGGCGCTGAAGGCTGTGCCAAGACTCGGGCCGAAGGCCTTCGAGCAGAGCGCGGGCTTCTTGCGCATCGTCGACGGCGACGATCCGCTCGACCGCTCGGGCGTGCACCCGGAATCCTATCCGCTGGTGCGCAAGATTCTCGCTACGACGGGCAAGGACATCCGGACGCTGATCGGCGACGCGACGACGCTGCGGGGCCTCAAACCGCAGGGCTTCGTCGACGACGCGCATGGCCTCCCGACCGTCATCGACGTTATCGGCGAGCTCGAGAAGCCGGGGCGCGATCCGCGTCCCGCCTTCAAGACCGCGAGCTTCGCGGAGGGGGTGGAAAAGATCACCGACCTTCAGCCCGGCATGGTGCTCGAGGGCGTCGTGACCAATGTCGCGGCCTTCGGCGCCTTCGTCGACATCGGCGTTCATCAGGACGGGCTCGTGCATATTTCGGCAATGTCGAAGAGCTTCGTGAAGGACCCGAGGAGCGTCGCCAAGCCCGGCGACGTCGTGCGCGTGAAGGTGCTGGAGGTCGACGCGCCGAGGAAGCGCATTTCCCTGTCGATGCGCCTCGACGATGAGGCGGCGCCGCGTTCTCAGCGCGAGCAGAAGAGCGCGCCGCTGCAGCGCCGCGACGGACCCGCGCGCGCCGCGCAGCCGTCAGGAGGCGCGCTTGGCGACGCGCTGATGAAAGCGATGCGGGAGACCAATGGGAGAGGGCGGTAA
- a CDS encoding potassium channel family protein gives MRVGGLTAVERRSNRRRAARRTIHGLRDRWGDSLLTVLTILLLIMLFVIAPAQAVFDGGFSYFAAGVALLMIAGALILSGSMVVMALMATAFALNLFVVINRIHTGHGAFDLHIMAAGWLVLSMTLGAVVARAVFASGDVSYHRIVGAILLYILVALAFVALYLIVGLIWPDAFKNVVFEDAPELTSTLIYYSCSTLTTLGYGDIVPLNPFARSLANLEAFFGQLYPAILIGRLVTLQMQGRG, from the coding sequence ATGCGCGTCGGCGGCCTGACGGCGGTAGAACGGCGCTCCAACCGCAGGAGGGCGGCGCGTCGGACTATTCACGGATTGCGGGACCGCTGGGGCGACTCGCTCCTGACCGTGCTGACGATACTGCTCCTCATCATGCTGTTCGTGATCGCGCCGGCGCAGGCCGTGTTCGACGGAGGCTTCTCCTATTTTGCGGCGGGAGTGGCGCTGCTGATGATCGCCGGCGCGCTGATCCTTTCCGGCAGCATGGTCGTCATGGCGCTGATGGCGACGGCCTTCGCGCTGAACCTCTTCGTGGTGATCAACAGGATTCACACCGGGCACGGCGCCTTTGATCTCCACATTATGGCGGCGGGCTGGCTCGTGCTGTCGATGACGCTCGGGGCCGTCGTGGCGCGCGCGGTCTTCGCCAGCGGAGACGTCTCCTATCACCGCATCGTGGGCGCGATTTTGCTCTACATCCTCGTCGCGTTGGCTTTCGTCGCCCTTTATTTGATCGTGGGCCTAATCTGGCCCGACGCGTTCAAAAACGTGGTGTTTGAGGATGCGCCGGAGCTCACGAGCACGCTCATCTATTACAGCTGCTCGACGCTCACGACGCTCGGCTATGGCGATATCGTGCCGCTAAATCCCTTCGCGCGCAGCCTCGCCAATCTTGAGGCGTTCTTCGGGCAGCTCTACCCGGCGATCTTGATCGGCCGGCTCGTGACGCTGCAAATGCAGGGGAGGGGATAG
- a CDS encoding cyclase family protein, with protein sequence MLCLLRFAFITVFATACAAAAPAQTLDLASSNVIDLTHAFDADTIYWPTSPSGFELKPLHRGLNERGFFYAANAFCSPEHGGTHLDAPLHFGEGKWTSADIPADRFVGPAVVIDIAAKAEANPDYLLSPADILAFEAAHGQIKEGTIVLLRTGWSARWPNKKAYLGDDTPNDASHLHFPSFGPEAAALLVNERRVRLIGVDTASVDGGTSKDFFVHRIVAAANVSGIENLTHLDQLPATGAIVIALPMKITMGSGGPARVIAIVAKEGR encoded by the coding sequence ATGCTTTGCTTGCTTCGCTTCGCCTTCATCACAGTTTTCGCCACAGCCTGCGCCGCCGCCGCGCCCGCGCAGACCCTCGACCTCGCCTCCTCGAACGTCATCGATCTCACCCACGCCTTCGACGCCGACACGATCTACTGGCCGACCTCGCCCTCGGGCTTCGAGCTGAAGCCCTTGCATCGGGGCCTGAACGAGCGCGGCTTCTTTTACGCCGCGAACGCCTTCTGCTCGCCCGAGCACGGCGGCACACATCTCGACGCGCCCTTGCATTTTGGGGAAGGGAAATGGACGAGCGCCGATATTCCCGCCGATCGCTTCGTCGGCCCGGCCGTCGTGATCGACATCGCCGCAAAGGCCGAGGCCAATCCCGACTATCTGCTCAGCCCCGCCGACATTCTGGCCTTCGAGGCCGCGCATGGACAGATCAAGGAGGGGACGATCGTGCTGTTGCGCACCGGCTGGAGCGCGCGCTGGCCCAATAAGAAAGCCTATCTCGGGGACGATACGCCGAACGACGCGTCGCATCTGCATTTTCCATCCTTCGGCCCAGAAGCCGCCGCATTGCTGGTCAACGAACGGCGCGTGCGGCTCATCGGCGTCGATACCGCCAGCGTCGACGGCGGGACCTCGAAGGATTTCTTCGTGCATCGCATCGTCGCCGCGGCCAATGTGAGCGGGATCGAAAACCTGACCCATCTCGATCAACTGCCGGCGACCGGCGCGATCGTCATCGCGCTGCCGATGAAGATCACAATGGGATCGGGCGGCCCGGCGCGGGTCATAGCGATTGTCGCAAAGGAGGGGCGTTAA
- a CDS encoding L,D-transpeptidase family protein → MIGPIHSRLISTIVAIAFLGFASAPFAAQSGASKGDASKSNAQQNDAPKSETPRSDTQNDTQPPRAPEQEDASAPDFGPQTAQATAEAARRYAEIAASGGWPRIARPVGPKAKGKPVIDLRQRLAAENYLAREDASGPVWDEKLTDALKRFQSHMGLKETGTVSPATLRELNVSAAERAHALAATAARLSKMKFNFGERYVDVNLPAAEVETVEDGRRRESFTAIVGDPKNASPQITANIQSVLVNPAWTVPASIVKRELAPALRRNPSYLASRQIRVFDGRGREVDLRRLRGLSSERAAMFTFRQDPGPKNSLGSLHLDMPNGDAVYMHDTPNKELFERDYRFLSHGCVRVEGIYDLATWLLQEPGQPGEWDRAALRGKVDEGKTETIKLRRPTPVAWVYMTGWASPDGATHFRHDIYNLDKGAAAAPPAGTAPRARRRR, encoded by the coding sequence ATGATTGGGCCCATTCACTCCCGCCTCATATCCACCATAGTGGCGATCGCCTTCTTGGGCTTCGCTTCGGCGCCGTTCGCGGCCCAAAGCGGAGCGTCAAAGGGCGATGCGTCCAAAAGCAATGCGCAGCAGAACGACGCGCCAAAGAGCGAGACGCCGCGAAGCGACACGCAGAACGACACGCAGCCGCCCCGGGCGCCGGAGCAGGAGGACGCCAGCGCGCCCGACTTCGGGCCGCAGACGGCGCAGGCCACCGCCGAGGCGGCTCGTCGCTACGCCGAGATCGCGGCTTCTGGCGGATGGCCGCGCATCGCCAGGCCCGTCGGCCCAAAAGCCAAAGGAAAGCCGGTCATCGACCTACGCCAGAGACTGGCCGCCGAGAATTATCTCGCGCGCGAGGATGCGAGTGGGCCGGTCTGGGACGAGAAGCTCACCGACGCCTTGAAACGGTTCCAGTCACACATGGGACTGAAGGAGACGGGAACCGTGTCTCCTGCGACACTGCGTGAATTGAACGTTTCAGCGGCCGAACGCGCGCACGCGCTCGCGGCTACTGCGGCGCGGCTCTCGAAGATGAAGTTCAACTTTGGCGAGCGCTATGTCGACGTGAATCTCCCGGCGGCCGAAGTGGAGACGGTGGAGGATGGCCGAAGGCGCGAAAGCTTCACCGCCATTGTCGGCGACCCGAAGAACGCCTCGCCGCAAATCACGGCAAATATCCAATCCGTCCTCGTCAACCCGGCCTGGACGGTTCCAGCCTCGATCGTCAAGCGGGAGCTGGCGCCGGCGCTCCGCCGCAATCCGAGCTATCTGGCCAGCCGGCAGATCCGCGTCTTCGACGGCCGCGGGCGCGAGGTCGACCTGCGACGCCTGCGCGGGCTCTCCTCCGAGCGCGCCGCCATGTTCACCTTCCGCCAGGACCCTGGCCCCAAGAATTCCCTCGGCTCCCTTCATCTGGACATGCCCAATGGAGACGCGGTTTACATGCATGATACGCCCAACAAAGAGCTCTTCGAGCGAGATTACCGCTTTCTTTCCCATGGCTGCGTGCGCGTCGAAGGCATTTACGACCTCGCGACCTGGCTGTTGCAGGAGCCGGGGCAACCTGGGGAATGGGATCGGGCCGCGCTGCGGGGCAAGGTCGACGAGGGAAAGACCGAGACGATCAAGCTGCGCCGCCCGACGCCCGTCGCCTGGGTCTATATGACCGGCTGGGCCTCGCCGGACGGGGCCACGCATTTCCGCCACGACATCTATAACCTCGACAAGGGCGCCGCCGCGGCTCCCCCTGCGGGAACGGCGCCGCGCGCGCGTCGGCGCCGATGA
- a CDS encoding extensin-like domain-containing protein, whose protein sequence is MARRVTPFVTFCLLALGVFGLSGCGGPERPAWRTQREHACLAQQRVHASAYVQMANEMDGPGICGMTRPFKVAALQDGTVAFNSTATLDCSMVAELEDWLADVVQPAAQMRFGQAVAQINSMGSYSCRGMNGAWGAPLSEHAFGNAIDIGGFVLADGREIAIVRDWTRGDEQTRAFLRDVHAGSCRHFSTVLSPGSNPFHYNHIHVDLAMHGRSGGIICKPTPVETVAPAFPAAVAGAGKASPPPNFQTGSIASAGRSQVEDEDQDSGGAPPSAAFESDRRGPDLSAYDAPLPPRRPF, encoded by the coding sequence ATGGCGCGTCGCGTAACCCCCTTCGTGACCTTTTGCCTGCTCGCCCTTGGGGTCTTCGGGCTCTCGGGCTGCGGGGGGCCGGAGCGTCCGGCCTGGCGCACGCAGCGCGAGCACGCCTGCCTTGCGCAGCAGCGCGTCCACGCCTCCGCTTATGTGCAGATGGCGAATGAGATGGACGGACCCGGCATTTGCGGCATGACGCGGCCGTTCAAGGTCGCGGCGCTGCAAGACGGGACCGTCGCCTTCAACTCGACCGCGACGCTCGATTGCTCCATGGTCGCCGAGCTCGAGGACTGGCTCGCCGACGTCGTCCAGCCCGCCGCACAAATGCGGTTCGGCCAGGCGGTCGCGCAGATCAACTCGATGGGATCCTACAGCTGCCGCGGCATGAACGGAGCGTGGGGCGCGCCGCTCTCCGAGCACGCCTTCGGCAATGCGATCGACATCGGCGGCTTCGTGCTCGCCGACGGTCGCGAGATCGCCATTGTGCGCGACTGGACGCGCGGCGACGAGCAGACGCGCGCCTTTCTGCGAGATGTGCACGCAGGCTCCTGCCGCCACTTCTCCACCGTGCTCTCGCCGGGCTCGAACCCCTTCCATTACAACCACATTCACGTCGACCTGGCGATGCATGGGCGCAGTGGCGGGATCATCTGCAAGCCGACGCCGGTGGAGACCGTCGCGCCCGCCTTCCCCGCGGCGGTCGCCGGCGCCGGGAAGGCGTCGCCGCCGCCGAACTTCCAGACCGGCTCGATCGCGAGCGCCGGCCGCTCGCAGGTGGAGGATGAAGACCAGGATTCGGGCGGCGCCCCGCCGAGCGCCGCCTTTGAGAGCGACCGTCGAGGCCCGGACCTCAGCGCCTATGACGCCCCACTGCCGCCGCGACGGCCTTTCTGA
- a CDS encoding AI-2E family transporter, which translates to MQDRPLLGLILLAVMIGLGIQVVAPFWAPIAWAAILAYVTTPIYRRILQLLNGRRSLAAGVMTTFMIIVLLAPASFLLSRLPRELADSYEELSRAFDEPLVLPQALTRIPVLGPILDETLTNFWNDPEIRKQHVKDWLEPWSRELASMAGRLGRSFAQLAVAIIVLFFLYRDGDAAVRQLREALHKIVGEKADKYFQAVGETTRAVVFGLIVSALAQGFIAGVGYQIIGVGTPILLGSLTAVTALVPFLGTVVVWAPIGIGLLVAGKVSTGLALLAWGTFIVNPTDNILKPLLISGATDVPLAVVLVGVMGGLLAFGLIGLFLGPLILAILLTIWKEWLNDEPQGSAAPR; encoded by the coding sequence ATGCAAGATCGCCCCCTTCTCGGCTTGATCCTCCTCGCGGTCATGATTGGCCTTGGAATTCAGGTCGTCGCGCCCTTTTGGGCGCCGATCGCCTGGGCTGCGATTCTCGCCTATGTGACGACGCCGATCTATCGGCGAATTTTGCAGCTGCTGAATGGCCGGCGGTCGCTGGCGGCGGGCGTCATGACCACGTTCATGATCATCGTCCTGCTGGCGCCCGCTTCGTTCCTGCTGTCACGTTTGCCTCGGGAGCTCGCGGATAGCTATGAGGAGCTGTCGCGAGCTTTCGACGAACCGCTTGTCTTGCCCCAGGCGCTAACGCGAATTCCCGTTCTAGGTCCCATTCTCGATGAGACGCTCACCAACTTCTGGAACGATCCCGAGATACGGAAACAGCATGTAAAGGATTGGTTGGAGCCGTGGAGCCGAGAGCTCGCCTCCATGGCCGGCCGACTCGGCCGCAGCTTCGCGCAGCTCGCCGTCGCCATCATCGTGCTGTTCTTCCTCTACCGCGACGGAGACGCAGCGGTGCGGCAGCTTCGCGAGGCGCTTCATAAGATCGTGGGCGAGAAGGCCGACAAATATTTTCAGGCTGTCGGCGAGACCACCCGCGCCGTCGTGTTCGGCTTGATCGTCAGCGCCCTCGCTCAGGGGTTCATCGCTGGCGTCGGTTATCAGATCATCGGCGTCGGAACCCCGATCCTCCTCGGCTCGCTGACGGCCGTGACGGCGTTAGTGCCCTTTCTCGGCACGGTGGTCGTTTGGGCGCCCATCGGCATAGGCCTGCTCGTCGCCGGCAAGGTCAGCACGGGCTTAGCCTTGCTGGCTTGGGGGACCTTCATCGTCAACCCCACGGACAACATCCTGAAGCCGCTCTTGATCAGCGGCGCCACGGACGTTCCCTTGGCGGTCGTCCTGGTCGGCGTGATGGGCGGCTTGCTTGCTTTCGGCCTGATAGGGCTATTCTTGGGACCGCTCATTCTCGCGATCCTCCTCACCATCTGGAAAGAGTGGCTAAACGACGAGCCGCAAGGAAGCGCCGCCCCGCGCTGA